A window from Bos indicus isolate NIAB-ARS_2022 breed Sahiwal x Tharparkar chromosome 1, NIAB-ARS_B.indTharparkar_mat_pri_1.0, whole genome shotgun sequence encodes these proteins:
- the LOC109556499 gene encoding uncharacterized protein, with translation MRKLKLKGKGYLLKVTEILTTGVWIQNQSDEMTDWAKVRISATSIQLVHIHLKMSGVWKWGGKTPAFFADAAEGALLSAWMEVAWRLLDLEAWLAQNSERLGLAVWPRNPLYSSPGRTPGSLGMLSDSCVSATVAPEPGASWACSGSHRLGCQRRAAAAALPSAGSPAAYTWTGSPGAGQLSKLWFLLSLRLWPSMEGGEPGAVAGRH, from the exons atgaggaaactgaagctcaagggCAAGGgttacttgctcaaggtcacagaaatACTAACTACTGGAGTCTGGATTCAAAACCAG TCTGATGAAATGACAGACTGGGCAAAAGTACGTATCTCAGCGACAAGCATACAGTTGGTCCACATACATCTAAAG ATGTCGGGAGTCTGGAAGTGGGGAGGAAAGACACCTGCTTTCTTTGCTGATGCCGCTGAGGGAGCCCTTCTGTCTGCCTGGATGGAGGTAGCCTGGAGGCTTCTGGACCTAGAAGCTTGGCTTGCACAGAACTCTGAGAGGCTGGGTCTCGCTGTCTGGCCCAG GAATCCTCTTTATAGCTCTCCAGGCCGGACCCCTGGATCCCTGGGAATGCTGTCTGACAGCTGTGTGAGTGCAACCGTGGCTCCTGAACCGGGTGCCAGCTGGGCGTGCTCTGGGAGCCACCGCTTGGGATGTCAGAGGAGAGCTGCTGCAGCCGCCCTTCCGTCAGCAGGAAGCCCAGCCGCATACACTTGGACAGGAAGCCCCGGTGCTGGCCAGCTGAGCAAGCTCTGGTTTCTCCTGAGTCTGAGGCTTTGGCCCAGCATGGAGGGAGGCGAGCCAGGTGCTGTGGCTGGGCGGCACTGA